One Dermatophagoides farinae isolate YC_2012a chromosome 1, ASM2471394v1, whole genome shotgun sequence genomic region harbors:
- the Nrx-1 gene encoding neurexin 1 isoform X2, with protein sequence MIQKCLDQFIVVNSVHSFVIILICFLFGIIFPVFVHTDQQRQQIPSPLILSNNNESPIWYLDGTSSSYLQFQSWKHFFYRKNIDHNVESSSSKLDQASISFEFRYQLDQSTLSRPLGGLLLYTDDETGIGGRFLEIKLLSDSNLRIRIDDNSLVRTKNIIELKQEINFTDGQWHRLELIHHYQLSTIENNNNNKDNFIENVINYDEHFEAITLKIDSETYHKKLELSTTVIGYVLQPKECHHKGKSVFIGGLPEEYRNQNLAHLALPTVAYELHFRGAIRNVKYSYRYKNDDNDNVKQQLQSSNDQPQLPVTYYGLFAEFSNSKHDLECDPIQDRCKHGGYCYTTRNGVYCDCSITDFEGTYCQNEKRLAETTFHGNLGEYLGYNYMDLPNAWSLVSIRESFELSFRTKIANGLLLLTSDEYEDYLAITIRDAGLTLTMKLGSNVHEKTIKPSKVRFDDNQWHTVLVWRRIREISPSTYFCHFSISVDGIYTQYGSTASPISYLISKVFYVGGIAHNSAVETSNPITTSSNFVGCLRKIILTADNVRLDLLEILQNDNYNYERPDSKSISRESSLNSLKDWQSDGLIRLYGNHSQQSSSMICEDVDVSDPITFTTSESYLKLNGWNSPKEGTLSLKIRTNEANGVLLYTDGKPDKNVTRDYFALELLDGHVYLLINLGSSPIKVKATNKRVDDGHWHMITVRRSERSGQVVVDETISDFVSPGQSNRLDLSDLIYLGGIPHFVGQRQTYTPPELWSSSIGHGYIGCVRDLYINDRIIDIATLTKRQDSGSIKPSCHSLSSQCSNSPCQNGGQCMEGWNRYYCDCTKTSYTGSICTKNAATVSFNGEQYMTILLPEEMQTQAESLSLRFRTNKPNGLLLTTSHSYLDDHFMTLSLESGSIRLDFNYGDTQMERIGMVDQKLNDDQWHTIHLERRGPNLEITIDQTTKQVVELTGQHFTLHISAIHIGARLNIHKSHQKKHFAGFIGQMQNFVFNSQQYFEKIRDGQLPNGSIRITAKLGKKDRVLHNAVTFKSKYTFVGLPQLKAYSRLNVYFQFKTREPNGLLLFNGGGQKHDFIAVEMVNGNVHYIFDLGDGARRLQSNSRTSLNDNRWHTVTLGRPSLHQHTMLIDDSLMTISTSGSERNLHLDLDGLLYVGGVRDNMWQSLPKVIKSKIGFEGCIASLDLNGETYNLVGREVLIPSTLVESGCSAPITRCSSTACANRGICVQLWNSYTCDCDLTTFSGPTCADESTAYQFGPSPGLISFTFDENNRPDTRNDLLALGFLTSNKNGALVRVDSATTADYFQLELVDGNVLAVYNLGTEDIDIGDLGIKVNDGKYHIVRFTRSGQNSTLQIDNHNVITRSPAGKQLNIFNRHAYIQIGGHKNILRGVIEKPFIGIIAGLVFNGHRLLDMAAEDDPRIKTEGDLELMISIGNQQTMAITPPTSNNDHLNNQMLAEPKSPYANDDLIYSSAGSGCFDVNEDEECAHIANEGSGDELITPVYVSVNRFRPTPSSTFSNRNRGGNDKDVWRRPCQNEDDDDCFEGSGERPSSSYNNNRQYNYSSFDYYTSTSRPWTTWIPPTIAPINRPPYSPNQPSWNSYNTPPTYYHNSNDPYGSGGNSHHQQQYPMRPKTTAPSWTKPVYSVNGPTRPIITPAIEPQGPPEIYDVPLNIPLDIINQTMGPDDPQQIPPEILTRANSERTVIIISAIAILLILVVVIGPIVLFLKVRYSANQAAYKIETFGPKMSATMPLHGSSYQPYNPVVRATSVSGITGHAAMMGMQQIPPGMNSLGRVSMSRPGTRPGTPTQDYSGSGMKKKDPHEWYV encoded by the exons atgATACAAAAATGCCTTGATCAATTCATTGTAGTCAATAGTGTTCATTCTTTcgtcattattttgatttgttttttgtttggtatAATATTTcctgtttttgttcatactgaccaacaacgacaacaaataccatcaccattaatattatccaataataatgaatcaccAATATGGTATCTAGATGGTACATCATCTTCATatcttcaatttcaatcatggaaacattttttctatagaaaaaatattgatcacAATGTcgaatcatcgtcatcgaaaCTTGATCAAGCATCAATTAGTTTCGAATTTCGTTATCAATTAGATCAAAGTACCTTAAGTCGTCCATTAggtggattattattatataccGATGATGAAACGGGAATTGGTGGAAGATTTTTAGAGATCAAACTACTCTCCGATTCCAATTTACGTATACGaatcgatgataattctTTGGTTCGTACAAAGAATATAATCGAATTAAAACAAGAGATCAATTTCACTGATGGTCAATGGCATCGTTTAGAgcttattcatcattatcaattgtcgacaatcgaaaacaataataataataaagataattttattgaaaatgtaattaattatgatgaacacTTTGAAGCaattacattgaaaattgattcagaAACGTATCATAAAAAATTGGAACTATCAACCACTGTTATTGGTTATGTTTTACAACCGAAAGAATGTCATCATAAAGGCAAATCAGTTTTTATTGGTGGTTTACCGGAAGAAtatcgaaatcaaaatttagcTCATCTAGCATTACCAACCGTTGCTTATGAGCTTCATTTTCGTGGTGCCATACGTAATGTAAAATATTCATATCGTTACaaaaatgacgataatgataatgttaagCAGCAATTACAAAGCTCAAATGATCAACCACAATTGCCCGTTACTTATTATGGACTTTTTGCtgaattttccaattctaAACATGATTTAGAATGTGATCCAATACAAGATCGTTGCAAACATGGTGGATATTGTTATACAACTAGAAATGGTGTTTACTGTGATTGTTCAATCACAGATTTTGAAGGAACATATTGCCAAAATG AAAAACGATTGGCCGAAACCACATTCCATGGAAATCTGGGCGAATATTTGGGCTATAATTATATGGATCTACCAAATGCATGGTCATTAGTTAGCATAAGAGAATCATTTGAACTTTCGTTTCGTACAAAAATAGCCAATGGCCTATTATTGTTGACCAGTGATGAATATGAAGATTATTTGGCCATCACAATTCGTGATGCAGGCCTAACGTTGACAATGAAATTGGGATCAAATGtacatgaaaaaacaatcaaaccaAGTAAAGTTCGTTTTGATGACAATCAATGGCATACAGTGTTAGTATGGCGTCGTATTCGTGAaatatcaccatcaacatatTTTTGTCAT TTTTCGATCAGTGTTGATGGAATCTATACACAATATGGATCGACAGCCAGTCCAATATCTTATCTGATTTCCAAAGTTTTCTATGTTGGTGGTATTGCTCATAATTCGGCAGTTGAAACATCTAATCCAATTACAACTAGCAGTAATTTTGTTGGATGTTTACGAAAG ATTATTTTGACAGCTGATAATGTTCGATTAGATTTATTGGAAATCTTACAAAATGACAACTATAATTATGAGAGGCCTGATAGTAAATCGATCTCTagagaatcatcattgaattctttAAAAGATTGGCAATCGGATGGCTTAATTCGATTGTATGGTAATCAttcacaacaatcatcatcgatgatctgtgaagatgttgatgtttcTGATCCAATAACATTCACTACATCTGAATCGTATCTGAAATTAAATGGATGGAATTCGCCCAAAGAAGGAACATTGTCATTGAAGATACGTACAAATGAAGCTAATGGTGTATTACTTTATACGGATGGAAAACCCGACAAAAATGTTACAAGAGATTATTTTGCCCTTGAATTGCTTGATGGACATGTATATCTATTGATAAATTTAGGATCATCACCGATCAAAGTCAAGGCCACAAATAAACGTGTCGATGATGGACATTGGCATATGATAACTGTACGAAGATCGGAACGAAGTGGtcaagttgttgttgatgaaacaatTAGTGATTTTGTTTCACCGGGACAATCTAATCGTCTTGATTTAAgtgatttaatttatttgggTGGTATACCACATTTCGTTGGACAACGACAAACATATACACCACCAGAATTATGGTCATCATCTATTGGTCATGGTTATATTGGATGTGTACGagatttatatattaatGATCGTATCATTGATATAGCAACCCTTACAAAACGTCAAGATTCTGGTAGCATAAAACCATCATGTCATTCACTTTCATCACAATGTAGCAATTCTCCATGCCAGAATGGTGGACAATGTATGGAAGGATGGAatcgttattattgtgaTTGCACTAAAACATCCTACACTGGATCAATATGCACCAAAA ATGCAGCCACAGTCAGTTTTAATGGTGAACAATATATGACTATACTGTTGCCTGAAGAAATGCAAACACAAGctgaatcattatcattacgaTTTAGGACTAATAAACCAAATGGTTTATTGTTGACCACTTCTCATTCATATTTGgatgatcattttatgaCATTATCATTGGAATCGGGTTCTATACGATTGGATTTTAATTATGGTGACACACAAATGGAACGTATCGGAATGGTTGACCAGAaacttaatgatgatcaatggcATACAATACATTTGGAACGTCGTGGTCCAAATCTGGAAATCACTattgatcaaacaacaaaacaagtTGTTGAATTAACTGGACAACATTTTACGCTACATATTAGTGCCATACATATTGGTGCACGTCTCAACATACACAAATCTCATC agaaaaaacattttgccGGTTTCATTGGTCAGATGCAAAATTTTGTATTCAATAGTCAACAGTATTTCGAAAAAATACGCGATGGTCAATTACCAAATGGATCGATTCGTATCACAGCTAAACTAGGCAAAAAAGATCGTGTTCTACACAATGCAGTCAcgttcaaatcaaaatatacATTTGTCGGGCTACCACAATTGAAAGCATATTCTCGtttaaatgtttattttcaattcaagacGCGTGAACCAAATGGTTTACTATTATTTAATGGTGGTGGCCAAAAACATGATTTTATTGCGGTCGAAATGGTCAATGGAAAtgttcattatatttttgatttaggTGATGGCGCACGTCGATTACAATCAAATAGTCGTACatcattaaatgataatCGTTGGCATACGGTTACGTTAGGCAGGCCATCATTACATCAACATACAATGCTTATCGATGATTCATTAATGACAATCAGTACATCCGGTAGTGAACGTAATTTACATCTAGATCTTGATGGTCTTCTCTATGTTGGTGGTGTTCGCGATAATATGTGGCAATCATTACCAAAagtaatcaaatcaaaaatcggTTTCGAAGGTTGTATCGCATCATTAGATCTGAATGGTGAAACTTACAATCTGGTTGGTCGTGAAGTTTTGATTCCTAGTACATTGGTTGAATCTGGATGTTCGGCACCGATAACACGATGTAGTTCAACCGCTTGTGCTAATCGTGGAATTTGTGTTCAATTATGGAATAGTTATACTTGTGATTGCGATTTGACGACATTTTCTGGACCAACTTGCGCAgatg AAAGCACAGCATATCAATTTGGTCCTAGTCCTGGTTTGATTAGTTTTACATTCGATGAGAATAATAGACCAGATACCCGGAATGATCTTTTGGCATTAGGATTTTTAACCAGTAATAAAAACGGTGCATTAGTACGAGTAGATTCTGCTACTACTgctgattattttcaattggaACTTGTCGATGGAAATGTTTTGGCTGTTTACAATCTTGGCACTGAAGATATTGATATTGGTGATCTGGGCATCAAAgttaatgatggaaaatatcATATCGTTCGTTTTACACGTTCCGGACAGAATTCAACATTacaaattgataatcataatgttaTAACTCGATCACCAGCtggaaaacaattgaatattttcaatcgTCATGCTTATATTCAAATTGGTGGAcataaaaatattcttcGTGGTGTGATTGAAAAACCTTTTATCGGTATCATTGCTGGTTTGGTTTTCAATGGTCATCGTCTTTTGGATATGGCAGCTGAAGATGATCCACGAATCAAAACCGAAGGTGATTTAGAGCTAATGATTTCGATTggaaatcaacaaacaatggCTATAACACCACCAACTTCAAACAATGATCACCTGAATAATCAAATGCTAGCTGAGCCAAAAAGTCCGtatgcaaatgatgatttgatttattcgaGTGCCGGTTCCGGTTGTTTCGATGTTAATGAAGATGAG GAATGTGCACATATTGCCAATGAAGGATCAGGTGATGAACTCATTACTCCAGTCTATGTATCTGTCAATAGATTTCGTCCAACTCCGTCCTCAACATTTTCGAATCGTAATCGTGGTGGAAACGATAAAGATGTTTGGCGTCGCCCTTGccaaaatgaagatgatgatgattgttttgaagGTTCAGGTGAAAGACCATCGTCATCTTACAATAACAATCGTCAATATAATTATTCAAGTTTTGATTATTACACTTCAACATCTCGACCATGGACCACATGGATTCCACCAACTATTGCACCAATTAATCGTCCGCCATATTCACCAAATCAACCATCATGGAATTCTTACAATACACCACCAacttattatcataattcaaatgatccATATGGTAGTGGCGGTAATagccaccatcaacaacaatatccaATGAgaccaaaaacaacagcaccATCATGGACAAAACCAGTCTATTCGGTAAATGGTCCAACACGTCCAATTATTACGCCAGCAATTGAACCACAAGGACCACCCGAAATTTATGATGTACCATTGAATATACCATTAgatattattaatcaaacaaTGGGACCAGATGACCCACAACAAATACCACCAGAGATTTTGACACGTGCAAACTCTGAACGAACTGTGATCATTATTAGTGCAATCGCAATATTATTAATACTTGTAGTTGTCATTGGTccaattgttttatttctaaAAGTTCGTTACAGTGCCAATCAAGCGGCatataaaattgaaacatttgGACCAAAAATGTCAGCAACCATGCCTTTACATGGTTCATCTTATCAACCGTACAATCCTGTTGTCCGTGCAACTTCTGTAAGTGGAATTACCGGACATGCAGCAATGATGGGAATGCAACAAATACCACCTGGTATGAATTCATTGGGTAGAGTTAGTATGTCAAGACCCGGAACAAGACCAGGAACACCAACACAAGATTATAGTGGAAGTGGTATGAAGAAGAAAGATCCACACGAGTGGTACGTTTAA
- the Nrx-1 gene encoding neurexin 1 isoform X1, with protein sequence MIQKCLDQFIVVNSVHSFVIILICFLFGIIFPVFVHTDQQRQQIPSPLILSNNNESPIWYLDGTSSSYLQFQSWKHFFYRKNIDHNVESSSSKLDQASISFEFRYQLDQSTLSRPLGGLLLYTDDETGIGGRFLEIKLLSDSNLRIRIDDNSLVRTKNIIELKQEINFTDGQWHRLELIHHYQLSTIENNNNNKDNFIENVINYDEHFEAITLKIDSETYHKKLELSTTVIGYVLQPKECHHKGKSVFIGGLPEEYRNQNLAHLALPTVAYELHFRGAIRNVKYSYRYKNDDNDNVKQQLQSSNDQPQLPVTYYGLFAEFSNSKHDLECDPIQDRCKHGGYCYTTRNGVYCDCSITDFEGTYCQNEKRLAETTFHGNLGEYLGYNYMDLPNAWSLVSIRESFELSFRTKIANGLLLLTSDEYEDYLAITIRDAGLTLTMKLGSNVHEKTIKPSKVRFDDNQWHTVLVWRRIREISPSTYFCHFSISVDGIYTQYGSTASPISYLISKVFYVGGIAHNSAVETSNPITTSSNFVGCLRKIILTADNVRLDLLEILQNDNYNYERPDSKSISRESSLNSLKDWQSDGLIRLYGNHSQQSSSMICEDVDVSDPITFTTSESYLKLNGWNSPKEGTLSLKIRTNEANGVLLYTDGKPDKNVTRDYFALELLDGHVYLLINLGSSPIKVKATNKRVDDGHWHMITVRRSERSGQVVVDETISDFVSPGQSNRLDLSDLIYLGGIPHFVGQRQTYTPPELWSSSIGHGYIGCVRDLYINDRIIDIATLTKRQDSGSIKPSCHSLSSQCSNSPCQNGGQCMEGWNRYYCDCTKTSYTGSICTKNAATVSFNGEQYMTILLPEEMQTQAESLSLRFRTNKPNGLLLTTSHSYLDDHFMTLSLESGSIRLDFNYGDTQMERIGMVDQKLNDDQWHTIHLERRGPNLEITIDQTTKQVVELTGQHFTLHISAIHIGARLNIHKSHQKKHFAGFIGQMQNFVFNSQQYFEKIRDGQLPNGSIRITAKLGKKDRVLHNAVTFKSKYTFVGLPQLKAYSRLNVYFQFKTREPNGLLLFNGGGQKHDFIAVEMVNGNVHYIFDLGDGARRLQSNSRTSLNDNRWHTVTLGRPSLHQHTMLIDDSLMTISTSGSERNLHLDLDGLLYVGGVRDNMWQSLPKVIKSKIGFEGCIASLDLNGETYNLVGREVLIPSTLVESGCSAPITRCSSTACANRGICVQLWNSYTCDCDLTTFSGPTCADGNESTAYQFGPSPGLISFTFDENNRPDTRNDLLALGFLTSNKNGALVRVDSATTADYFQLELVDGNVLAVYNLGTEDIDIGDLGIKVNDGKYHIVRFTRSGQNSTLQIDNHNVITRSPAGKQLNIFNRHAYIQIGGHKNILRGVIEKPFIGIIAGLVFNGHRLLDMAAEDDPRIKTEGDLELMISIGNQQTMAITPPTSNNDHLNNQMLAEPKSPYANDDLIYSSAGSGCFDVNEDEECAHIANEGSGDELITPVYVSVNRFRPTPSSTFSNRNRGGNDKDVWRRPCQNEDDDDCFEGSGERPSSSYNNNRQYNYSSFDYYTSTSRPWTTWIPPTIAPINRPPYSPNQPSWNSYNTPPTYYHNSNDPYGSGGNSHHQQQYPMRPKTTAPSWTKPVYSVNGPTRPIITPAIEPQGPPEIYDVPLNIPLDIINQTMGPDDPQQIPPEILTRANSERTVIIISAIAILLILVVVIGPIVLFLKVRYSANQAAYKIETFGPKMSATMPLHGSSYQPYNPVVRATSVSGITGHAAMMGMQQIPPGMNSLGRVSMSRPGTRPGTPTQDYSGSGMKKKDPHEWYV encoded by the exons atgATACAAAAATGCCTTGATCAATTCATTGTAGTCAATAGTGTTCATTCTTTcgtcattattttgatttgttttttgtttggtatAATATTTcctgtttttgttcatactgaccaacaacgacaacaaataccatcaccattaatattatccaataataatgaatcaccAATATGGTATCTAGATGGTACATCATCTTCATatcttcaatttcaatcatggaaacattttttctatagaaaaaatattgatcacAATGTcgaatcatcgtcatcgaaaCTTGATCAAGCATCAATTAGTTTCGAATTTCGTTATCAATTAGATCAAAGTACCTTAAGTCGTCCATTAggtggattattattatataccGATGATGAAACGGGAATTGGTGGAAGATTTTTAGAGATCAAACTACTCTCCGATTCCAATTTACGTATACGaatcgatgataattctTTGGTTCGTACAAAGAATATAATCGAATTAAAACAAGAGATCAATTTCACTGATGGTCAATGGCATCGTTTAGAgcttattcatcattatcaattgtcgacaatcgaaaacaataataataataaagataattttattgaaaatgtaattaattatgatgaacacTTTGAAGCaattacattgaaaattgattcagaAACGTATCATAAAAAATTGGAACTATCAACCACTGTTATTGGTTATGTTTTACAACCGAAAGAATGTCATCATAAAGGCAAATCAGTTTTTATTGGTGGTTTACCGGAAGAAtatcgaaatcaaaatttagcTCATCTAGCATTACCAACCGTTGCTTATGAGCTTCATTTTCGTGGTGCCATACGTAATGTAAAATATTCATATCGTTACaaaaatgacgataatgataatgttaagCAGCAATTACAAAGCTCAAATGATCAACCACAATTGCCCGTTACTTATTATGGACTTTTTGCtgaattttccaattctaAACATGATTTAGAATGTGATCCAATACAAGATCGTTGCAAACATGGTGGATATTGTTATACAACTAGAAATGGTGTTTACTGTGATTGTTCAATCACAGATTTTGAAGGAACATATTGCCAAAATG AAAAACGATTGGCCGAAACCACATTCCATGGAAATCTGGGCGAATATTTGGGCTATAATTATATGGATCTACCAAATGCATGGTCATTAGTTAGCATAAGAGAATCATTTGAACTTTCGTTTCGTACAAAAATAGCCAATGGCCTATTATTGTTGACCAGTGATGAATATGAAGATTATTTGGCCATCACAATTCGTGATGCAGGCCTAACGTTGACAATGAAATTGGGATCAAATGtacatgaaaaaacaatcaaaccaAGTAAAGTTCGTTTTGATGACAATCAATGGCATACAGTGTTAGTATGGCGTCGTATTCGTGAaatatcaccatcaacatatTTTTGTCAT TTTTCGATCAGTGTTGATGGAATCTATACACAATATGGATCGACAGCCAGTCCAATATCTTATCTGATTTCCAAAGTTTTCTATGTTGGTGGTATTGCTCATAATTCGGCAGTTGAAACATCTAATCCAATTACAACTAGCAGTAATTTTGTTGGATGTTTACGAAAG ATTATTTTGACAGCTGATAATGTTCGATTAGATTTATTGGAAATCTTACAAAATGACAACTATAATTATGAGAGGCCTGATAGTAAATCGATCTCTagagaatcatcattgaattctttAAAAGATTGGCAATCGGATGGCTTAATTCGATTGTATGGTAATCAttcacaacaatcatcatcgatgatctgtgaagatgttgatgtttcTGATCCAATAACATTCACTACATCTGAATCGTATCTGAAATTAAATGGATGGAATTCGCCCAAAGAAGGAACATTGTCATTGAAGATACGTACAAATGAAGCTAATGGTGTATTACTTTATACGGATGGAAAACCCGACAAAAATGTTACAAGAGATTATTTTGCCCTTGAATTGCTTGATGGACATGTATATCTATTGATAAATTTAGGATCATCACCGATCAAAGTCAAGGCCACAAATAAACGTGTCGATGATGGACATTGGCATATGATAACTGTACGAAGATCGGAACGAAGTGGtcaagttgttgttgatgaaacaatTAGTGATTTTGTTTCACCGGGACAATCTAATCGTCTTGATTTAAgtgatttaatttatttgggTGGTATACCACATTTCGTTGGACAACGACAAACATATACACCACCAGAATTATGGTCATCATCTATTGGTCATGGTTATATTGGATGTGTACGagatttatatattaatGATCGTATCATTGATATAGCAACCCTTACAAAACGTCAAGATTCTGGTAGCATAAAACCATCATGTCATTCACTTTCATCACAATGTAGCAATTCTCCATGCCAGAATGGTGGACAATGTATGGAAGGATGGAatcgttattattgtgaTTGCACTAAAACATCCTACACTGGATCAATATGCACCAAAA ATGCAGCCACAGTCAGTTTTAATGGTGAACAATATATGACTATACTGTTGCCTGAAGAAATGCAAACACAAGctgaatcattatcattacgaTTTAGGACTAATAAACCAAATGGTTTATTGTTGACCACTTCTCATTCATATTTGgatgatcattttatgaCATTATCATTGGAATCGGGTTCTATACGATTGGATTTTAATTATGGTGACACACAAATGGAACGTATCGGAATGGTTGACCAGAaacttaatgatgatcaatggcATACAATACATTTGGAACGTCGTGGTCCAAATCTGGAAATCACTattgatcaaacaacaaaacaagtTGTTGAATTAACTGGACAACATTTTACGCTACATATTAGTGCCATACATATTGGTGCACGTCTCAACATACACAAATCTCATC agaaaaaacattttgccGGTTTCATTGGTCAGATGCAAAATTTTGTATTCAATAGTCAACAGTATTTCGAAAAAATACGCGATGGTCAATTACCAAATGGATCGATTCGTATCACAGCTAAACTAGGCAAAAAAGATCGTGTTCTACACAATGCAGTCAcgttcaaatcaaaatatacATTTGTCGGGCTACCACAATTGAAAGCATATTCTCGtttaaatgtttattttcaattcaagacGCGTGAACCAAATGGTTTACTATTATTTAATGGTGGTGGCCAAAAACATGATTTTATTGCGGTCGAAATGGTCAATGGAAAtgttcattatatttttgatttaggTGATGGCGCACGTCGATTACAATCAAATAGTCGTACatcattaaatgataatCGTTGGCATACGGTTACGTTAGGCAGGCCATCATTACATCAACATACAATGCTTATCGATGATTCATTAATGACAATCAGTACATCCGGTAGTGAACGTAATTTACATCTAGATCTTGATGGTCTTCTCTATGTTGGTGGTGTTCGCGATAATATGTGGCAATCATTACCAAAagtaatcaaatcaaaaatcggTTTCGAAGGTTGTATCGCATCATTAGATCTGAATGGTGAAACTTACAATCTGGTTGGTCGTGAAGTTTTGATTCCTAGTACATTGGTTGAATCTGGATGTTCGGCACCGATAACACGATGTAGTTCAACCGCTTGTGCTAATCGTGGAATTTGTGTTCAATTATGGAATAGTTATACTTGTGATTGCGATTTGACGACATTTTCTGGACCAACTTGCGCAgatggtaatg AAAGCACAGCATATCAATTTGGTCCTAGTCCTGGTTTGATTAGTTTTACATTCGATGAGAATAATAGACCAGATACCCGGAATGATCTTTTGGCATTAGGATTTTTAACCAGTAATAAAAACGGTGCATTAGTACGAGTAGATTCTGCTACTACTgctgattattttcaattggaACTTGTCGATGGAAATGTTTTGGCTGTTTACAATCTTGGCACTGAAGATATTGATATTGGTGATCTGGGCATCAAAgttaatgatggaaaatatcATATCGTTCGTTTTACACGTTCCGGACAGAATTCAACATTacaaattgataatcataatgttaTAACTCGATCACCAGCtggaaaacaattgaatattttcaatcgTCATGCTTATATTCAAATTGGTGGAcataaaaatattcttcGTGGTGTGATTGAAAAACCTTTTATCGGTATCATTGCTGGTTTGGTTTTCAATGGTCATCGTCTTTTGGATATGGCAGCTGAAGATGATCCACGAATCAAAACCGAAGGTGATTTAGAGCTAATGATTTCGATTggaaatcaacaaacaatggCTATAACACCACCAACTTCAAACAATGATCACCTGAATAATCAAATGCTAGCTGAGCCAAAAAGTCCGtatgcaaatgatgatttgatttattcgaGTGCCGGTTCCGGTTGTTTCGATGTTAATGAAGATGAG GAATGTGCACATATTGCCAATGAAGGATCAGGTGATGAACTCATTACTCCAGTCTATGTATCTGTCAATAGATTTCGTCCAACTCCGTCCTCAACATTTTCGAATCGTAATCGTGGTGGAAACGATAAAGATGTTTGGCGTCGCCCTTGccaaaatgaagatgatgatgattgttttgaagGTTCAGGTGAAAGACCATCGTCATCTTACAATAACAATCGTCAATATAATTATTCAAGTTTTGATTATTACACTTCAACATCTCGACCATGGACCACATGGATTCCACCAACTATTGCACCAATTAATCGTCCGCCATATTCACCAAATCAACCATCATGGAATTCTTACAATACACCACCAacttattatcataattcaaatgatccATATGGTAGTGGCGGTAATagccaccatcaacaacaatatccaATGAgaccaaaaacaacagcaccATCATGGACAAAACCAGTCTATTCGGTAAATGGTCCAACACGTCCAATTATTACGCCAGCAATTGAACCACAAGGACCACCCGAAATTTATGATGTACCATTGAATATACCATTAgatattattaatcaaacaaTGGGACCAGATGACCCACAACAAATACCACCAGAGATTTTGACACGTGCAAACTCTGAACGAACTGTGATCATTATTAGTGCAATCGCAATATTATTAATACTTGTAGTTGTCATTGGTccaattgttttatttctaaAAGTTCGTTACAGTGCCAATCAAGCGGCatataaaattgaaacatttgGACCAAAAATGTCAGCAACCATGCCTTTACATGGTTCATCTTATCAACCGTACAATCCTGTTGTCCGTGCAACTTCTGTAAGTGGAATTACCGGACATGCAGCAATGATGGGAATGCAACAAATACCACCTGGTATGAATTCATTGGGTAGAGTTAGTATGTCAAGACCCGGAACAAGACCAGGAACACCAACACAAGATTATAGTGGAAGTGGTATGAAGAAGAAAGATCCACACGAGTGGTACGTTTAA